From a single Miscanthus floridulus cultivar M001 chromosome 8, ASM1932011v1, whole genome shotgun sequence genomic region:
- the LOC136469058 gene encoding germin-like protein 12-2 yields the protein MAASTYFLLVAFVALVISQATASDPSPLQDFCVADIHSPVKVNGFVCKDPMAVNADDFFKAANLDKPRDTMKSKVGSNVTLINVMQLPGLNTLGISLARIDYAPLGENPPHTHPRATEILTVLEGTLYVGFVTSNTDNGNKLFAKVLNKGDVFVFPQGLIHFQFNPVHDKPAVAIAALSSQNPGVITIANAVFGSKPPISDDVLAKAFQVQKGTIDWLQAQFWENKPLLTDNIE from the exons ATGGCTGCCTCCACCTACTTCCTCCTCGTTGCTTTTGTAGCATTGGTCATTTCTCAGGCCACTGCCTCTGACCCTAGCCCGCTCCAAGACTTCTGTGTTGCCGACATACACTCTCCGG TGAAGGTGAATGGATTTGTTTGCAAGGACCCCATGGCAGTGAACGCCGATGACTTTTTCAAGGCAGCAAACCTTGACAAGCCTAGGGACACCATGAAAAGCAAGGTTGGATCCAATGTCACTTTGATCAATGTCATGCAGTTGCCTGGACTCAACACCCTGGGCATCTCGTTGGCTCGCATTGACTACGCACCATTAGGCGAAAATCCGCCACACACCCACCCACGTGCCACAGAGATCCTCACCGTGCTCGAGGGTACACTTTATGTTGGATTTGTCACCTCCAACACAGACAACGGTAACAAGCTATTCGCCAAGGTTCTCAACAAGGGTGACGTGTTTGTCTTCCCCCAAGGGCTCATACACTTCCAATTCAACCCGGTCCATGACAAGCCGGCTGTGGCAATCGCTGCACTAAGCAGCCAGAACCCTGGGGTTATTACTATTGCGAACGCAGTCTTTGGATCAAAGCCACCGATCTCAGATGATGTCTTGGCCAAGGCCTTCCAGGTGCAAAAGGGAACAATTGATTGGCTTCAAGCTCAGTTCTGGGAGAACAAACCACTACTAA CCGATAATATTGAATAA
- the LOC136472014 gene encoding germin-like protein 12-2 — protein sequence MAASTYFLLVAFVALVISQATASDPSPLQDFCVADIHSPVKVNGFVCKDPMAVNADDFFKAANLDKPRDTMKSKVGSNVTLINVMQLPGLNTLGISLARIDYAPLGENPPHTHPRATEILTVLEGTLYVGFVTSNTDNGNKLFAKVLNKGDVFVFPQGLIHFQFNPVHDKPAVAIAALSSQNPGVITIANAVFGSKPPISDDVLAKAFQVQKGTIDWLQAQFWENNHY from the exons ATGGCTGCCTCCACCTACTTCCTCCTCGTTGCTTTTGTAGCATTGGTCATTTCTCAGGCCACTGCCTCTGACCCTAGCCCGCTCCAAGACTTCTGTGTTGCCGACATACACTCTCCGG TGAAGGTGAATGGATTTGTTTGCAAGGACCCCATGGCAGTGAACGCCGATGACTTTTTCAAGGCAGCAAACCTTGACAAGCCTAGGGACACCATGAAAAGCAAGGTTGGATCCAATGTCACTTTGATCAATGTCATGCAGTTGCCTGGACTCAACACCCTGGGCATCTCGTTGGCTCGCATTGACTACGCACCATTAGGCGAAAATCCACCACACACCCACCCACGTGCCACAGAGATCCTCACCGTGCTCGAGGGTACACTTTATGTTGGATTTGTCACCTCCAACACAGACAACGGTAACAAGCTATTCGCCAAGGTTCTCAACAAGGGTGACGTGTTTGTCTTCCCCCAAGGGCTCATACACTTCCAATTCAACCCGGTCCATGACAAGCCGGCTGTGGCAATCGCTGCACTAAGCAGCCAGAACCCTGGGGTTATTACTATTGCGAACGCAGTCTTTGGATCAAAGCCACCGATCTCAGATGATGTCTTGGCCAAGGCCTTCCAGGTGCAAAAGGGAACAATTGATTGGCTTCAAGCTCAGTTCTGGGAGAACAACCACTACTAA
- the LOC136472013 gene encoding germin-like protein 12-2: MAASTYFLLVAFVALVISQATASDPSPLQDFCVADIHSPVKVNGFVCKDPMAVNADDFFKAANLDKPRDTMKSKVGSNVTLINVMQLPGLNTLGISLARIDYAPLGENPPHTHPRATEILTVLEGTLYVGFVTSNTDNGNKLFAKVLNKGDVFVFPQGLIHFQFNPVHDKPAVAIAALSSQNPGVITIANAVFGSKPPISDDVLAKAFQVQKGTIDWLQAQFWENNHY; encoded by the exons ATGGCTGCCTCCACCTACTTCCTCCTCGTTGCTTTTGTAGCATTGGTCATTTCTCAGGCCACTGCCTCTGACCCTAGCCCGCTCCAAGACTTCTGTGTTGCCGACATACACTCTCCGG TGAAGGTGAATGGATTTGTTTGCAAGGACCCCATGGCAGTGAACGCCGATGACTTTTTCAAGGCAGCAAACCTTGACAAGCCTAGGGACACCATGAAAAGCAAGGTTGGATCCAATGTCACTTTGATCAATGTCATGCAGTTGCCTGGACTCAACACCCTGGGCATCTCGTTGGCTCGCATTGACTACGCACCATTAGGCGAAAATCCGCCACACACCCACCCACGTGCCACAGAGATCCTCACCGTGCTCGAGGGTACACTTTATGTTGGATTTGTCACCTCCAACACAGACAACGGTAACAAGCTATTCGCCAAGGTTCTCAACAAGGGTGACGTGTTTGTCTTCCCCCAAGGGCTCATACACTTCCAATTCAACCCGGTCCATGACAAGCCGGCTGTGGCAATCGCTGCACTAAGCAGCCAGAACCCTGGGGTTATTACTATTGCGAACGCAGTCTTTGGATCAAAGCCACCGATCTCAGATGATGTCTTGGCCAAGGCCTTCCAGGTGCAAAAGGGAACAATTGATTGGCTTCAAGCTCAGTTCTGGGAGAACAACCACTACTAA